From the Halodesulfovibrio sp. MK-HDV genome, the window AATAAAGCGACAGTGCTTAACAGTATTGTCAGGGCATACCGAAATTGCTTCTCCATACTTTTCTCCTTCTATGGTTATGTTGATTAGTAGGTGTATTGTGATTGTTGTTGCTATATGCAATGCATGTTCCGTTTTTGATGCCGAACCGTTGTTATATAAAAATTACATTTTTGTTTTTTCCAAATCCGTTTGTGAAAACTCAATGTTTATGCTTGATTTGAGCAAGATTGTGTAACCAATCAACAAGCGATGTTTTTTCGGTGGGTTAGCTTTGTGCTAGATTGAGTGGTAGCAAGGAGTGCGTGATAAATGTCTCAAAATGAGGCATTGCGACCTTGTGAGAATGAATAATTCAAAAAACACTAGTAAATACGGCGTTATATTGATTGTGTCTTATTTTGAGACATGTCGCTATTTAAGACACACGGAATGTTTTTGTTAATAACTTAGGTGTGTAACGGAAGGTAACTGGTTACATTTATGAATGTTAGAGAGCGTGGAGAGATGAAAAAAGGACATGTTGTCGATTCCTCAACGATGATGAAGTTGATTGATGAGTCTCATGCACGCTCGAAGCAGTTCGGGATAGATTCCATGAGTCGGAATATGCAGCAGGAGTGTATTTCAGATGAGGCTCTGCGGGCGCGTCGTGCGGATAACGATGAATTGTTGCAGGTTGTGTTGCCACATTTTGCAGAGTTCTTTGATCTGCTCTCACCTGATGAATTTCTGATTGCTGCCATCGATGCTGATGGATACATCTTGCACATTACGGGGTCTGAGCTGTTAAAAAAGCAATACCGTCAGCGTAACTGTGCTCCGGGTTTTAAGTGGACAGAAGAGGACGTGGGGACAACTGCAATCAGCATGTGTCATAAGCACCACATTCCTATTCAGCTCACTGGTTCAGACCATTACTGCGACTTAGCGCACCATTTGACAAGCTCTTCTGCTCCTATTTTTGGGGAGGGTGGAGAACTTCTTGGTATTCTAGTTGTATCCGGTGCAAAAGAATTTACGCATCCGCACACGCTATATATGGTTACGACTGCTGCCCGTGCTGCCGAACGACAGTTGCGTGTTACGCGCAGGAATAAGACGCTTGCTCTGCATATCGGATTTTTTGATAAAGTGATCGAGTCTGCGAGTACTGGTCTGCTCATTTTGAATACTGAAGGCGAGATTTGGAAAATCAACGGAAAGGGCGCCCGAATTCTTAAATCGGACAAACTTGAAGGAAGGCATATCTCAGAGCTTGAAGGGCTGTCTTTAGATATCCAGCAATTACGTACTTCTTCAAAACGATGGGTGAACAAGGAATGCTGGATTCGTTGCGGGCGTGGCACGGTTCCAATTTTGTACACTGCACAGGCGGTTCTTTCTGAAACGAAAGAATTACTTGGAGCTGTTCTTGTTTTCAACGAGATGAGTGAGATCCAGAAACTTGCAGAGAACATAGCCGGTGCAAAAGCCCACTACACATTTCCGATGCTTGTAGGGCGGTCTGAAAAATTTCTTGAATCTATTGATCTGGCGCAAAAAGCAGCAGATTCGACAGTTACTGTTTTGCTTCAGGGCGAGACCGGAACCGGTAAAGAGCTTTTTGCACAGGCTATCCATAACCACGGTAGCCGCAGCCATTATCCATTTGTACCTATTAACTGTGGGGCGATTCCCGCGGAGTTGCTTGAAAGTGAACTGTTCGGGTATGTGGAAGGCACATTTACAGGTGCAGTAAAGGGCGGACGACCGGGGAAATTTGAACTGGCAGACGGCGGTACAATTCTGCTTGATGAGATCGGTGACATGCCGCATCACATGCAAGTAAAGTTGCTGCGTGTTCTTCAAACGGCAGAAGTGTATCGAATTGGTGCTCGAAAGCCTGTAAAAATTAACACCCGAATTATTGCCAGTACCCATGTGAATTTGAGCAAGGCAGTTGCGCAGGGACGATTCCGCGAAGACTTGTATTATCGTTTGAATGTGCTCCCTATTAATATCCCGCCGTTACGGGAGCGTGGTAGCGAAGATATTTTAGAGCTGGCTATGCTCTTTTTAAATCGAGGGACACCACTGCCGCTGACTTTTTCTCAGAGCGCTCAGC encodes:
- a CDS encoding sigma-54-dependent Fis family transcriptional regulator; its protein translation is MKKGHVVDSSTMMKLIDESHARSKQFGIDSMSRNMQQECISDEALRARRADNDELLQVVLPHFAEFFDLLSPDEFLIAAIDADGYILHITGSELLKKQYRQRNCAPGFKWTEEDVGTTAISMCHKHHIPIQLTGSDHYCDLAHHLTSSSAPIFGEGGELLGILVVSGAKEFTHPHTLYMVTTAARAAERQLRVTRRNKTLALHIGFFDKVIESASTGLLILNTEGEIWKINGKGARILKSDKLEGRHISELEGLSLDIQQLRTSSKRWVNKECWIRCGRGTVPILYTAQAVLSETKELLGAVLVFNEMSEIQKLAENIAGAKAHYTFPMLVGRSEKFLESIDLAQKAADSTVTVLLQGETGTGKELFAQAIHNHGSRSHYPFVPINCGAIPAELLESELFGYVEGTFTGAVKGGRPGKFELADGGTILLDEIGDMPHHMQVKLLRVLQTAEVYRIGARKPVKINTRIIASTHVNLSKAVAQGRFREDLYYRLNVLPINIPPLRERGSEDILELAMLFLNRGTPLPLTFSQSAQQALVSYHWPGNVRELENIVQRALHRCEGDVLDAEHFALPIKENTRSVPIGTLKDMEYRLIEATLEETNNNMVESARRLGISRATLYRKVEKMNAIVYPT